A genome region from Hymenobacter tibetensis includes the following:
- a CDS encoding peptidoglycan DD-metalloendopeptidase family protein, with the protein MKHWLLPLLLIGLFLGLPGQLQAQRRPVPAPKAKAGSANKRSDFFRLKSPTIRYVRPDTTILIETEELPDDGSDAAKSIFFNPAKKLSIVSEDTSSLNEGGQHIVEVKEEVRIDSSWIQVAGYYAIWDTHNINPYRVDGRRIRDTLNLKLTEPERQRYAKMPLVKTPLTSDFGFRGSRWHYGVDLDLETGDSVKAAFDGVVRISKWDGSGYGNYLLVRHYNGIETLYGHLQKALVTPGTFVKAGQLIGYGGSTGRSTGSHLHYEVRYEGNPIDPERMYDFPDYKLIKDNFQITSALFNYYSRSLKYRGGSVPGAATRSSSSRGKPSAARRVVTHKVRSGDTLSEIADKYGVSQAQLRRLNGGTAVLRIGRSLRVK; encoded by the coding sequence TTGAAACACTGGCTGCTGCCATTGCTACTGATCGGGCTGTTTCTTGGCTTGCCCGGCCAGCTGCAAGCTCAGCGTCGTCCGGTGCCCGCTCCGAAGGCTAAAGCCGGTTCTGCCAACAAGCGCAGCGACTTTTTTCGCCTCAAGTCGCCTACTATTCGCTACGTACGCCCCGACACTACCATTCTAATTGAAACCGAGGAGCTGCCAGACGACGGTTCCGATGCAGCAAAATCCATCTTTTTCAATCCGGCAAAGAAGCTTTCCATCGTGAGCGAGGATACTTCTTCGTTGAATGAAGGCGGCCAGCACATTGTAGAGGTAAAGGAAGAAGTAAGGATCGATTCTTCCTGGATTCAAGTAGCAGGCTATTATGCTATTTGGGATACGCACAACATCAACCCATACCGGGTGGACGGTCGGCGCATTCGGGATACGCTGAACCTCAAACTCACCGAACCCGAGCGGCAGCGCTACGCCAAGATGCCCCTGGTAAAAACGCCCCTTACGTCGGACTTTGGGTTTCGTGGTTCCCGTTGGCACTATGGAGTCGACTTGGACCTGGAAACCGGCGACTCCGTGAAGGCCGCTTTCGACGGGGTAGTGCGCATCAGCAAATGGGACGGCTCTGGCTACGGCAACTATCTGCTGGTACGGCATTACAACGGCATTGAAACACTGTATGGCCACCTGCAGAAGGCGCTTGTAACGCCGGGTACCTTTGTAAAAGCTGGTCAACTGATTGGTTACGGCGGCAGTACAGGGCGTAGTACGGGTTCCCACCTGCACTACGAAGTGCGGTACGAAGGCAACCCGATTGATCCGGAAAGGATGTATGACTTTCCCGACTACAAGCTGATTAAAGACAATTTCCAGATTACCTCCGCACTGTTCAACTACTACAGTAGGTCCTTGAAATATAGAGGGGGGAGCGTACCAGGAGCTGCTACGCGCAGTAGCAGCAGCCGGGGCAAACCCTCCGCCGCCCGGCGAGTTGTGACGCACAAGGTCAGAAGCGGCGATACGCTGTCAGAAATTGCAGACAAATATGGGGTTTCGCAGGCGCAACTGCGGCGCCTGAATGGTGGAACAGCCGTTCTGCGGATTGGTCGTTCACTGAGAGTTAAATAG
- the bshB1 gene encoding bacillithiol biosynthesis deacetylase BshB1 yields the protein MKLDILAFGAHPDDVEMSASGTLLAAATAGKTIGIVDLTRGELGTRGTPAIRAQEAAAASQILGLSTRENLGLADGFFRNDQEHQLPVIAAIRRYQPEVVLCNAIHDRHPDHGRGSQLVSEACFLAGLRMIETLDHDGQPQQPWRPKHVYHYIQDRQIPADFVVDITAHWSGKWESLKAYQTQFFDPNSKEPATYLSSEEFSKFMEARAREFGHLIGVEFGEGFTRERTLGVRQVTDLI from the coding sequence ATGAAACTAGATATCCTGGCCTTTGGGGCGCATCCCGACGATGTTGAAATGTCGGCTTCCGGTACGTTGCTTGCAGCCGCGACGGCAGGTAAAACGATTGGTATCGTGGACCTGACGCGCGGAGAATTAGGCACCCGGGGCACGCCAGCTATTCGGGCGCAGGAAGCGGCGGCGGCCAGCCAGATACTAGGCCTGAGCACCCGCGAAAACCTTGGCTTGGCAGATGGCTTCTTCCGCAACGACCAAGAGCACCAACTGCCCGTTATTGCCGCAATCCGCCGCTACCAGCCCGAAGTAGTGCTCTGTAACGCCATCCACGACCGGCACCCCGACCATGGGCGCGGCTCACAGTTGGTATCGGAGGCCTGTTTTTTGGCGGGTTTGCGCATGATAGAAACACTAGACCACGATGGCCAGCCTCAGCAGCCCTGGCGCCCCAAGCACGTGTACCATTACATCCAGGACCGCCAGATTCCTGCTGACTTTGTGGTGGATATTACCGCGCATTGGTCTGGGAAATGGGAGTCGCTCAAGGCGTATCAAACGCAGTTCTTTGACCCGAATAGCAAAGAGCCGGCTACCTACCTGTCAAGTGAAGAGTTCAGTAAGTTCATGGAAGCCCGCGCCCGCGAATTTGGCCACCTGATAGGAGTGGAGTTCGGAGAAGGCTTCACGCGGGAGCGCACCTTGGGCGTGCGGCAGGTTACAGATTTAATTTGA
- a CDS encoding sigma-70 family RNA polymerase sigma factor produces the protein MRQLKISKQITNRESQSLDKYLQEIGKVDLLTPDEEVTLAQRIKEGDQQALEKLTKANLRFVVSVAKQYQNQGLSLGDLINEGNLGLIKAAKRFDETRGFKFISYAVWWIRQSILQALAEQSRIVRLPLNRVGSLNKISKSFSELEQKFEREPSPEEIAEVLELTTSEVVDTLKISGRHVSVDAPFVQGEENRLLDVLENEDEESPDTGLMNDSLRKEVQRALSTLTKREADVITLYFGLNGEHSLTLEEIGEKFNLTRERVRQIKEKAIRRLRHTSRSKALKPYLG, from the coding sequence ATGAGACAGTTAAAAATCAGCAAGCAGATTACCAACCGCGAAAGCCAGTCGCTGGACAAATATCTCCAGGAGATTGGTAAGGTAGATCTGCTCACACCCGATGAGGAGGTGACGCTGGCGCAACGCATTAAGGAAGGTGACCAGCAAGCGCTGGAAAAGCTGACCAAAGCTAACCTGCGTTTCGTAGTGTCGGTAGCTAAGCAGTACCAAAATCAAGGCCTTTCGCTGGGTGATTTGATCAATGAGGGCAACCTTGGTTTGATTAAAGCAGCCAAGCGCTTCGATGAAACCCGCGGCTTCAAGTTCATTTCTTACGCCGTTTGGTGGATTCGCCAGTCTATCTTGCAAGCCTTAGCTGAGCAGTCGCGCATTGTGCGCTTGCCGCTGAACCGCGTGGGCTCGCTCAACAAAATCAGTAAATCCTTTTCTGAGCTAGAGCAAAAATTCGAGCGTGAACCGTCGCCCGAGGAAATTGCCGAAGTATTGGAACTGACCACTTCTGAAGTGGTTGATACCCTGAAAATTTCGGGTCGTCACGTATCGGTTGATGCTCCGTTTGTGCAGGGCGAAGAAAACCGTTTGCTTGACGTACTTGAAAACGAGGACGAAGAGTCTCCGGACACCGGCTTGATGAACGACTCGCTTCGCAAAGAAGTACAGCGCGCACTAAGCACGCTTACCAAGCGCGAAGCCGACGTTATTACGTTGTACTTCGGCTTAAACGGGGAGCATTCGCTGACACTGGAAGAAATCGGGGAGAAGTTCAACCTTACCCGTGAGCGTGTGCGTCAAATCAAAGAAAAGGCAATCCGTCGTTTACGTCATACTTCGCGCTCCAAAGCGTTGAAGCCGTATTTGGGGTAA
- the accC gene encoding acetyl-CoA carboxylase biotin carboxylase subunit: protein MKRITKLLVANRGEIALRVLRSAKEMGIQTVAIYSEADRNALHVRYADEAVCVGPPASAQSYLRGDKIIEVCQQLGVDAIHPGYGFLSENAGFARMVKEAGLIFVGPSPEAMELMGSKLAAKAAVSHYGIPMVPGTEEAITNVEAAKSIAREVGFPILIKASAGGGGKGMRIVNSVDEFEEQMQLAVSEATSAFGDGSVFIEKYIGSPRHIEIQVLGDEHGNIVHLFERECSIQRRHQKVIEEAPSSVLTPELRAAMGKCAVDVARACAYTGAGTVEFLLDENKNFYFLEMNTRLQVEHPVTEQITGLDLVKEQIQVAQGVPLRFAQEDLTITGHALELRVYAEDPQNNFLPDIGTLTTYVRPQGPGVRVDDGFEQGMEIPIYYDPMIAKLVTFGKDRTEAIARMLRAIAEYQITGIETTLAFGRYVLEHPAFVSGNFDTNFIRDHFPADALKPAPLDESTAKLAAVLGAMLMTDKKPAVVASSDAPTAAGSAWKRNRLGVR from the coding sequence ATGAAAAGAATAACCAAGCTGCTCGTTGCCAACCGCGGCGAAATTGCCCTGCGAGTATTACGCTCCGCCAAGGAAATGGGCATTCAAACAGTAGCTATCTATTCGGAGGCCGACCGCAATGCGTTGCACGTACGCTACGCGGATGAAGCCGTCTGTGTAGGCCCACCGGCCTCCGCCCAAAGCTACCTACGAGGCGACAAGATTATAGAGGTCTGCCAGCAACTAGGGGTTGACGCTATTCACCCGGGCTACGGCTTTCTAAGCGAAAACGCGGGCTTTGCTCGTATGGTAAAAGAGGCCGGATTGATTTTCGTAGGGCCTTCGCCGGAAGCAATGGAGCTGATGGGCTCTAAACTGGCAGCCAAAGCGGCTGTCTCGCACTACGGTATTCCAATGGTGCCCGGCACAGAAGAGGCCATCACCAACGTGGAGGCAGCCAAATCCATAGCCCGGGAAGTAGGCTTCCCTATTCTGATCAAGGCTTCGGCTGGTGGCGGCGGCAAGGGCATGCGCATTGTCAACTCGGTCGATGAGTTCGAGGAACAAATGCAGCTAGCTGTGTCTGAAGCCACCTCGGCATTTGGTGATGGTTCGGTGTTCATAGAGAAGTACATTGGGTCGCCCCGGCACATCGAGATTCAAGTTCTTGGCGACGAGCATGGCAACATTGTGCACTTATTTGAGCGGGAATGTAGCATCCAACGGCGTCATCAGAAGGTAATCGAGGAAGCGCCTTCTTCGGTGCTCACGCCTGAACTGCGTGCTGCTATGGGTAAATGCGCCGTGGATGTAGCACGCGCTTGTGCTTATACCGGAGCTGGTACCGTGGAATTTCTGCTCGACGAAAACAAGAACTTCTACTTCCTGGAGATGAATACGCGTCTGCAGGTGGAGCACCCCGTAACCGAACAGATTACCGGCCTCGATCTGGTAAAAGAGCAAATACAAGTAGCCCAGGGCGTGCCATTGCGCTTTGCGCAGGAAGACCTCACTATCACCGGCCACGCCTTGGAACTGCGCGTGTACGCCGAGGACCCGCAGAACAACTTCCTGCCTGATATCGGAACCCTCACCACCTACGTGCGCCCCCAAGGCCCGGGCGTGCGTGTCGACGACGGCTTCGAGCAAGGCATGGAAATTCCTATTTACTACGACCCCATGATTGCCAAACTGGTGACTTTTGGCAAAGACCGTACGGAAGCCATAGCACGCATGCTGCGCGCCATAGCTGAGTACCAGATTACTGGCATCGAAACCACCCTGGCCTTCGGCCGCTACGTGCTCGAACACCCCGCTTTCGTGAGTGGCAATTTCGACACCAATTTCATTCGTGACCATTTCCCGGCCGATGCTCTCAAGCCCGCACCGCTAGATGAAAGCACCGCCAAACTTGCCGCCGTACTAGGGGCAATGCTCATGACCGACAAGAAACCTGCCGTAGTAGCTTCCTCGGATGCACCGACGGCCGCCGGCTCGGCGTGGAAAAGAAACCGATTGGGCGTTCGGTAG
- a CDS encoding T9SS type A sorting domain-containing protein, whose product MLQPLRWIYSSLVSCVLLPAYTASAQAPTVQWERSFGGSQADVLNTAQPTLDGGFILGGASSSGVSGDRSQPNQGVASDYWIVKLGAAGIKEWDRRFGGAQNDELWSVLQTADGGYLLGGTSFSGIGGDKTQAGQGNFDYWVVKLDAQGNKQWDRAYGGSEGETLRSLKQTSDGGYILGGYSSSGITGDKTQPNRADPVFPNSTDYWIIKIDVQGNKQWDRTFGGNATEFFSEIQQTTDGGYILGGSSLSDASEDRTDVLRGVRDYWMVKIDAQGNKQWDRAFGGSGTNAMRRVQQTADGGYIVCGESTSGISGDKTEPSKGESDIWLVKLDAAGAKQWDRTIGGTSGDVGYAIQQTRDGGYAIGGSSVSNISGDKTESPRGGGDYWVVKLNAQGAKLWDRTLGGSQADQVYSLQQLADGSYIIGGTSVSGATGDKSQPSQGSSDYWVIKLDSESLPMSAAAVNGSDFHQLALYPNPAHDVVQVQWPSSATTRTGWHLHLVDALGRTVLRKAITGLAIEPIEIAVKNYPSGLYILRIEGPEGSVYSQRLAIN is encoded by the coding sequence ATGCTACAACCACTACGTTGGATTTACTCTTCATTGGTATCCTGTGTGCTATTGCCCGCTTACACAGCTTCTGCGCAAGCGCCTACTGTGCAGTGGGAACGTTCATTCGGCGGTAGTCAAGCCGATGTGCTAAATACTGCCCAACCTACCTTGGATGGTGGCTTTATACTGGGCGGAGCGTCGAGTTCGGGTGTTTCAGGGGATAGAAGCCAGCCGAACCAAGGTGTTGCCAGTGACTATTGGATAGTTAAACTTGGAGCCGCCGGTATAAAGGAGTGGGACCGTAGGTTTGGCGGCGCGCAAAACGACGAGCTATGGAGTGTGTTGCAAACAGCCGATGGTGGGTACCTTTTGGGAGGCACTTCCTTCTCAGGCATCGGGGGTGACAAAACCCAAGCTGGTCAAGGAAATTTTGATTACTGGGTCGTAAAGCTAGACGCGCAAGGTAATAAGCAATGGGACCGTGCTTACGGAGGAAGTGAAGGTGAAACACTTCGGAGCCTGAAACAAACCTCCGATGGTGGGTATATACTAGGTGGTTATTCGAGTTCTGGTATCACTGGTGATAAAACGCAGCCTAACCGAGCTGATCCAGTCTTTCCTAACAGCACTGACTATTGGATTATCAAAATTGATGTCCAAGGTAACAAGCAGTGGGACCGTACTTTTGGTGGTAATGCAACAGAGTTCTTTTCTGAGATACAGCAGACTACCGATGGGGGGTACATTTTAGGAGGATCGTCTCTGTCTGATGCTTCAGAAGACCGAACAGATGTACTAAGAGGAGTCCGAGACTATTGGATGGTAAAAATAGATGCGCAGGGAAACAAACAGTGGGATCGTGCCTTCGGGGGAAGTGGTACTAATGCTATGCGCAGAGTACAGCAAACTGCCGATGGCGGTTATATAGTATGCGGAGAGTCAACATCGGGAATCTCGGGCGACAAGACTGAACCTAGCAAGGGCGAGAGTGATATCTGGTTGGTGAAACTGGACGCTGCTGGAGCAAAGCAATGGGACCGTACCATCGGCGGAACATCTGGTGATGTAGGCTATGCCATTCAGCAGACGCGAGATGGTGGTTATGCTATTGGAGGATCTTCAGTATCCAATATATCAGGAGATAAAACTGAGTCACCCCGAGGAGGAGGAGATTATTGGGTCGTCAAGTTAAACGCACAAGGCGCCAAACTTTGGGACCGTACTCTGGGGGGCAGTCAGGCAGATCAAGTATATAGCTTACAACAGCTTGCCGACGGCAGTTATATAATTGGTGGTACTTCAGTCTCTGGCGCTACTGGAGACAAAAGCCAGCCCAGCCAAGGAAGCAGCGACTATTGGGTTATAAAGCTCGACAGCGAGTCCCTGCCAATGTCTGCTGCTGCTGTCAACGGTTCTGACTTCCATCAATTGGCCTTATATCCTAATCCTGCCCACGATGTAGTGCAGGTTCAATGGCCTTCTTCGGCAACAACACGGACTGGCTGGCATCTGCACTTGGTGGATGCGTTGGGCCGCACTGTGCTTCGGAAAGCAATAACTGGATTAGCCATTGAGCCGATAGAAATAGCAGTTAAGAATTATCCGTCGGGTCTATACATTCTGCGTATAGAGGGGCCTGAAGGTTCTGTATACAGCCAACGTCTGGCTATCAACTGA
- a CDS encoding LptF/LptG family permease, translating into MKKLDKLILRAFAGPFLLTFAVVQFILLTQYMLKYLDDLVGKDLGIDIIGQLLFFFSVLMVPVSLPLAVLLSSLMTFGTLGEHHELTAIKTSGISLTRILRPVLITSALLAVFAFWFNNTIVPKANLKAYSLLWDLRQQKLALDIRPGVFYNGIPGYTIKVDDKQGEDGEILMGVMIYDHTQGSGSMRVILADSGRMFTRFGGQYLGLELFRGQSYVEQPDANSRTGATFIRQAFARNMITFSLASFDLDRTKEELFSDNKMMKNVGQLEHFIDSLQNRLRTEKRQVPRMVSPYYTYLRFDTTGRAANRRVAEWQVPATRLPVVNASTLEQASNRARNVRAFAGSTGERLAGLVKESSNYRIEVFRKYVQSTAILLMFLIGAPLGAIIKKGGLGVPILVSILFFIVYYIFSIIGEKYGREGVMPVEFGMWMSTLILLPFGLFFLYQARNDSGLLDWNLWGKVPAKIRWPFRGYKRTV; encoded by the coding sequence ATGAAAAAACTCGATAAACTAATCTTACGGGCCTTTGCTGGTCCTTTTCTTCTCACGTTTGCGGTGGTGCAATTCATTTTGCTCACCCAATACATGCTCAAATACCTGGATGACTTGGTTGGAAAAGACCTTGGCATCGACATTATTGGGCAGTTGCTATTCTTTTTTAGTGTTTTGATGGTGCCCGTGTCGTTGCCACTGGCTGTGCTACTCTCGTCACTTATGACGTTTGGTACACTTGGCGAACACCACGAACTAACGGCCATCAAGACCTCCGGTATTTCGCTTACGCGTATCCTGCGGCCGGTGTTGATAACTAGCGCATTGCTGGCTGTGTTTGCTTTTTGGTTCAACAATACCATAGTGCCCAAGGCCAATCTAAAGGCATACAGCTTGCTTTGGGATTTGCGCCAACAGAAGCTAGCTCTTGATATTCGACCGGGTGTCTTTTACAACGGTATTCCCGGCTACACCATTAAGGTGGACGATAAACAGGGAGAAGACGGGGAAATCCTGATGGGCGTTATGATTTACGACCATACGCAGGGCTCCGGTAGTATGCGCGTAATTCTAGCCGATTCAGGCCGGATGTTTACGCGCTTTGGAGGGCAGTATCTAGGGCTGGAACTCTTTCGAGGCCAAAGCTACGTAGAGCAGCCCGATGCTAACAGCCGCACAGGGGCTACCTTCATTCGGCAGGCGTTTGCTCGAAACATGATTACGTTCTCCCTCGCTTCTTTTGACCTCGACCGGACCAAAGAGGAATTGTTTTCCGACAACAAGATGATGAAGAACGTGGGGCAGTTGGAGCACTTCATCGACTCCCTGCAAAACCGCCTCCGTACCGAGAAGCGACAGGTGCCGCGCATGGTGTCGCCCTACTACACGTACCTGCGCTTTGATACCACCGGGCGCGCGGCCAACCGTCGGGTGGCGGAGTGGCAGGTGCCAGCCACGCGGCTGCCCGTTGTGAATGCCAGCACGCTGGAGCAGGCGAGCAACCGAGCGCGCAATGTGCGAGCTTTCGCTGGAAGCACCGGTGAGCGGTTGGCAGGCTTGGTAAAAGAATCCAGCAATTACCGCATCGAGGTGTTCCGCAAATACGTGCAGTCAACGGCTATTTTGCTGATGTTTCTGATTGGTGCGCCCCTGGGTGCAATCATCAAAAAGGGGGGCTTGGGTGTGCCCATCCTGGTATCTATTCTGTTTTTTATAGTTTACTACATCTTCTCTATTATTGGGGAGAAGTACGGGCGGGAAGGGGTGATGCCCGTTGAATTCGGGATGTGGATGTCCACACTTATCTTGTTGCCCTTTGGCTTGTTCTTTCTGTATCAAGCACGTAACGACTCGGGGCTGCTTGATTGGAATCTGTGGGGAAAAGTGCCAGCCAAAATCCGGTGGCCTTTCCGCGGTTACAAACGCACAGTGTAG
- the trxB gene encoding thioredoxin-disulfide reductase, giving the protein MENNTPEHIKCLIIGSGPAGYTAAIYAARANLAPVMYQGLQPGGQLTITNDVENFPGYPDGVMGPEMMEDLKKQATRFGTDIRYGIATAVDFSGHPHKITIDEKLELTADTVIIATGASAKWLGLDSEMRLNGSGVSACAVCDGFFYRGKDVAIVGAGDTAAEEATYLANLCSKVYMIVRKGEMRASKIMQKRVVDNPKIEVLWNTVTEEILGEHAVEGARVKNALTHETRDLNVDGFFVAIGHEPNSKIFQPYLHHDEQGYLKTLPGTAKTNVDGVFACGDVQDYTYRQAITAAGSGCMAALDAERYLAGLGDH; this is encoded by the coding sequence ATGGAGAATAACACCCCAGAACACATAAAGTGTCTGATTATCGGCTCCGGCCCGGCTGGCTATACAGCTGCTATTTATGCTGCCCGCGCCAACCTAGCGCCCGTGATGTATCAGGGCTTGCAGCCCGGTGGCCAGCTTACCATTACCAACGATGTAGAGAATTTCCCGGGCTATCCTGATGGTGTAATGGGCCCGGAAATGATGGAGGACCTGAAAAAGCAGGCTACCCGTTTTGGCACCGATATCCGTTACGGCATTGCCACTGCCGTTGACTTTTCGGGTCATCCGCACAAAATTACTATCGACGAAAAGCTGGAACTAACCGCCGATACCGTCATTATTGCTACCGGCGCTTCGGCCAAATGGCTTGGGCTAGATTCCGAAATGCGTCTGAATGGTTCAGGCGTATCGGCCTGCGCCGTTTGTGATGGATTTTTCTACCGTGGCAAAGACGTAGCTATTGTAGGTGCCGGCGACACAGCGGCCGAAGAGGCTACCTATCTGGCCAACTTGTGCAGTAAGGTGTATATGATCGTGCGGAAAGGAGAGATGCGCGCTTCTAAAATCATGCAAAAGCGTGTGGTCGACAATCCAAAGATTGAGGTGTTGTGGAACACCGTAACCGAGGAAATTTTAGGTGAGCATGCCGTGGAAGGGGCCCGCGTTAAGAACGCACTAACCCACGAAACGCGTGACCTGAATGTGGACGGATTCTTCGTAGCTATCGGCCACGAGCCTAACTCCAAGATATTTCAGCCATATCTGCACCATGACGAGCAAGGTTATCTGAAAACGCTGCCTGGTACTGCCAAAACCAACGTAGACGGCGTTTTTGCCTGCGGCGACGTGCAAGACTACACCTATCGGCAAGCTATTACAGCGGCGGGTTCGGGCTGCATGGCAGCGCTGGATGCCGAGCGGTACCTGGCTGGTCTCGGCGACCATTAG
- the rpsO gene encoding 30S ribosomal protein S15 produces the protein MKLTTEAKQAIFEKNSLQKVATDTGSAEAQIALFTHRITHLTEHLKVNKKDFSTRLGLLKLVGKRRRMLDYLQHREINRYRAIIKELGIRK, from the coding sequence ATGAAACTCACAACCGAAGCAAAACAGGCCATTTTCGAGAAAAACAGCCTGCAGAAAGTAGCCACCGACACCGGTTCGGCTGAAGCACAAATTGCGTTGTTCACGCACCGCATCACGCACCTCACGGAGCACTTGAAAGTGAACAAGAAGGACTTCTCGACCCGTTTGGGTTTGTTGAAGCTTGTTGGTAAGCGCCGTCGGATGCTGGACTATCTCCAGCACCGCGAAATCAACCGCTACCGTGCCATCATCAAGGAGCTAGGTATTCGTAAGTAA
- the pnp gene encoding polyribonucleotide nucleotidyltransferase — protein MPNYNAVTKHITLPDGRQISIETGKLAKFADGAVVVRLGDAMLLATVVSQPSARGDVDFLPLSVDYQEKFGGAGKIPGSFQRREGRLSDQEILICRIVDRILRPMFPKDYHYEVQVLISLISADKEVQPDALAALAASAAITISDIPFAGPISEVRVARIDGKLQINPKTADIARADIDLIVGATADSVAMVEGEMDEVSEEEMVEAIAYAHEAIKEQCRVQNELATAVEKAQIKREYPKYEENEDLKSRVTQGIYDLAYKVAQLGDTSKAGRKKGFGGVKEQFLQQLIAEQPELDMKQFGRYYSSAEKKAIRDMMIKERTRLDGRKLTEIRPIWSEVNYLPGAHGSALFTRGETQSLTTVALGTKLDEQIIDSAMQSGYSKFMLHYNFPAFSTGEVKPNRGPGRREIGHGNLAQRSLKRVLPADEENPYTIRIVSDILESNGSSSMATVCAGSLALMDAGVKVRAAVAGIAMGLVQDKETGEYAVLSDILGDEDHLGDMDFKVTGTEKGIVACQMDIKIQGLSNEILTAALHQAREGRLHILREMAKTINAPAADLKPHTPRSHKMLIDKEYIGAVIGPGGKVIQQIQKDTNATVIIEEKDEKGHVSIYASNKEDMQAAISRIQAIAATPEVGETYKGKVRSIQPYGAFVEIMPGKDGLLHISEVSHERLSALEGVLEVGQEIDVKLLDIDKKTGKYRLSRKVLLPKPERAAEQNGAAQ, from the coding sequence ATGCCCAACTACAACGCGGTTACCAAACACATTACCCTGCCGGATGGCCGGCAGATTTCTATCGAAACCGGCAAACTGGCCAAATTTGCTGATGGCGCTGTCGTGGTGCGCCTCGGCGATGCTATGTTACTGGCTACGGTGGTGTCGCAACCAAGTGCCCGTGGCGACGTGGACTTCCTGCCGCTTTCCGTGGATTATCAGGAGAAATTTGGCGGTGCCGGTAAAATTCCAGGCTCCTTCCAGCGTCGTGAAGGTCGTCTTTCCGATCAGGAAATTCTGATATGCCGCATCGTGGACCGCATTTTGCGTCCCATGTTCCCGAAGGACTACCACTACGAAGTACAAGTTCTAATTTCGCTGATTTCAGCCGACAAAGAAGTGCAACCCGACGCGCTGGCCGCCTTGGCTGCTTCGGCTGCTATTACTATATCTGATATTCCGTTTGCTGGCCCAATCTCGGAAGTGCGGGTTGCTCGCATCGATGGAAAGCTGCAAATCAACCCGAAGACGGCCGACATTGCCCGCGCCGACATCGATCTGATTGTAGGCGCCACGGCCGATTCGGTGGCCATGGTAGAAGGGGAAATGGACGAAGTGAGTGAAGAGGAAATGGTGGAAGCCATTGCCTACGCGCACGAAGCTATCAAGGAGCAGTGCCGCGTGCAAAACGAGTTGGCCACTGCCGTGGAAAAGGCGCAAATCAAGCGCGAATACCCCAAGTACGAGGAAAACGAGGACCTCAAATCCCGCGTTACGCAGGGCATCTACGACTTAGCCTATAAAGTGGCCCAGTTGGGTGACACCAGCAAAGCTGGCCGCAAAAAAGGCTTCGGTGGCGTGAAAGAGCAGTTTTTGCAGCAGCTGATTGCCGAGCAGCCCGAACTGGATATGAAGCAGTTTGGCCGCTACTATTCATCGGCAGAGAAAAAAGCCATCCGCGACATGATGATCAAAGAGCGTACGCGCCTCGATGGTCGTAAGCTCACTGAAATTCGTCCGATTTGGAGCGAGGTAAACTACCTGCCCGGTGCGCACGGTTCGGCCTTGTTCACGCGCGGCGAAACCCAGTCGTTGACCACGGTGGCTTTGGGTACTAAACTCGACGAGCAAATCATTGATTCGGCTATGCAGTCGGGGTACAGCAAGTTCATGCTGCACTACAATTTCCCAGCTTTCTCGACCGGTGAAGTAAAGCCAAATCGTGGCCCCGGCCGCCGCGAAATTGGGCATGGCAACCTAGCTCAGCGTTCCTTGAAGCGGGTGCTTCCCGCCGACGAAGAAAACCCCTACACCATCCGTATTGTGTCGGACATTCTGGAGTCGAACGGCTCTAGCTCGATGGCCACGGTATGTGCTGGTTCGCTGGCGTTGATGGATGCCGGCGTGAAAGTGCGGGCAGCAGTGGCAGGTATTGCCATGGGCTTGGTACAAGACAAAGAAACCGGTGAATACGCCGTGTTGAGCGACATCCTCGGTGACGAAGACCACCTCGGCGACATGGACTTTAAAGTAACCGGCACCGAAAAGGGTATTGTGGCTTGCCAGATGGATATTAAAATCCAAGGCTTGAGCAACGAAATTCTGACGGCGGCATTGCACCAGGCACGTGAGGGCCGGCTGCATATCCTGCGCGAGATGGCCAAAACCATCAACGCTCCGGCTGCCGACCTTAAGCCGCATACGCCTCGTTCGCACAAGATGCTCATCGACAAAGAGTATATCGGTGCCGTTATCGGGCCAGGCGGCAAGGTGATTCAGCAGATCCAGAAGGATACCAACGCCACGGTTATCATCGAGGAGAAGGACGAGAAAGGCCACGTGAGCATCTACGCTTCCAACAAGGAAGATATGCAAGCCGCCATCAGCCGGATCCAGGCTATTGCCGCTACGCCGGAAGTGGGCGAAACCTACAAAGGCAAAGTGCGCAGCATTCAGCCCTACGGTGCGTTTGTGGAGATTATGCCAGGCAAAGATGGCCTGCTGCACATTTCGGAAGTGTCGCATGAGCGGCTTTCGGCACTGGAAGGCGTACTCGAGGTAGGGCAGGAAATTGATGTGAAACTGCTCGATATTGACAAGAAAACCGGCAAGTATCGTTTGTCTCGCAAGGTGCTTTTGCCGAAGCCAGAGCGGGCAGCCGAACAGAACGGTGCGGCTCAGTAG